In Schlegelella aquatica, one DNA window encodes the following:
- a CDS encoding MgtC/SapB family protein has product MLDTLTQTVRDPDHLAMALRLLAALVIGGAIGLERSYHGRPAGFRTHALVCLSTALLMLVTVYETRWFPGISQGRITLDPTRMAQGIMTGIGFLGAGTIMKEGLSVRGLTTAASIWVTAALGVLIGIGFYFPAVVATLLTLGTLSLFRWIENSIPTQFYANFVVRFARGASISEAEMRRMLEQFGFSIARLNYRLDAEAGFFEYRMVIRSGRAANAAALSDMLSKLDVVKEFRVSPLGD; this is encoded by the coding sequence ATGCTCGACACACTGACCCAGACCGTTCGAGATCCCGACCACCTGGCGATGGCCCTCCGGCTCCTGGCCGCGCTCGTCATCGGCGGCGCGATCGGCCTCGAACGCAGCTATCACGGCCGCCCCGCCGGCTTTCGCACTCACGCGCTCGTGTGCCTGTCCACGGCGCTGCTGATGCTCGTCACCGTCTACGAGACGCGCTGGTTTCCGGGCATCAGCCAGGGCCGCATCACGCTCGACCCGACCCGCATGGCCCAGGGCATCATGACGGGCATCGGCTTTCTCGGCGCCGGCACCATCATGAAAGAGGGCCTGTCCGTGCGCGGCCTCACCACCGCCGCCTCGATCTGGGTCACGGCCGCGCTCGGCGTGTTGATCGGGATCGGCTTCTACTTCCCGGCCGTGGTGGCCACGCTGCTCACGCTGGGCACCCTGTCCTTGTTCCGCTGGATCGAGAACAGCATCCCCACCCAGTTCTATGCGAACTTCGTCGTGCGTTTCGCGCGCGGGGCCAGCATCAGCGAAGCCGAGATGCGCCGGATGCTGGAGCAGTTCGGCTTCTCGATTGCTCGGCTCAACTACCGTCTGGACGCGGAAGCCGGCTTCTTCGAGTACCGCATGGTCATCCGCAGCGGCCGCGCGGCCAATGCGGCGGCCCTGTCCGATATGCTGAGCAAGCTCGACGTGGTCAAGGAGTTCCGCGTCTCGCCCCTGGGCGACTGA
- the dinB gene encoding DNA polymerase IV — MPRYIAHLDMDAFYASVELLRYPDLRGQPVVIGGGRRHQPALLADGTRRYARLAEYAGRGVVTTATYEARALGVHSGMGLMKAAALAPQAILLPTDFDEYRRYSRLFKAAVAEIAPQIEDRGIDEIYMDLTDVPGAQDAVGGDPLGGVRAVARAIKENVRRATGLTCSIGVTPNKLLSKLCSDLDKPDGLTVLTEADIPARIWPLPARRINGIGPKANARLEALGIRTIGELAACERQWLVEHFGPSYGAWLHEAAHGRDDRPVVTHSEPKSMSRETTFERDLHPRADREQLGALFTRLCEQVAADLARKGYVGRTIGIKLRFDDFRTVTRDQSLPSPTDDARLIRHAAGQCLKRVTLDRRLRLLGVRVGGLRRKEEVARPGPPVAAEPSAPYTLPLF, encoded by the coding sequence ATGCCCCGCTACATCGCCCACCTCGACATGGACGCCTTCTATGCGTCCGTGGAGCTGCTGCGCTACCCGGACCTGCGTGGTCAGCCGGTGGTGATCGGCGGTGGCCGCCGTCATCAGCCCGCGCTGCTGGCCGATGGCACCCGCCGCTACGCTCGCCTGGCCGAGTACGCGGGGCGGGGTGTCGTCACGACCGCTACCTATGAGGCCCGGGCCCTGGGCGTTCATTCCGGCATGGGTCTCATGAAGGCCGCCGCTCTGGCGCCGCAGGCCATTTTGCTGCCGACCGACTTCGACGAGTACCGGCGCTACTCGCGGCTCTTCAAGGCGGCGGTGGCCGAGATCGCGCCGCAGATCGAGGACCGCGGCATCGACGAGATCTACATGGACCTCACCGACGTGCCCGGGGCTCAGGACGCCGTGGGGGGTGATCCGCTGGGCGGGGTGCGGGCGGTGGCCCGGGCGATCAAGGAGAACGTGCGGCGAGCCACGGGGCTCACCTGCTCGATCGGTGTCACGCCCAACAAGCTGCTGTCCAAGCTGTGCTCGGATCTGGACAAGCCCGATGGCCTGACGGTGCTCACCGAGGCGGACATCCCCGCGCGGATCTGGCCGCTGCCCGCGCGGCGCATCAACGGCATCGGGCCCAAGGCCAACGCGCGGCTGGAGGCGCTGGGCATCCGCACCATCGGCGAACTGGCCGCCTGCGAGCGGCAGTGGCTGGTGGAGCATTTCGGGCCGAGTTACGGCGCCTGGCTCCACGAGGCGGCGCACGGGCGCGACGACCGGCCGGTGGTCACGCACAGCGAGCCCAAGTCCATGAGCCGCGAAACCACCTTCGAACGCGACTTGCACCCGCGCGCCGACCGCGAGCAACTCGGCGCCCTCTTCACACGGCTGTGCGAGCAGGTGGCCGCCGACCTGGCGCGCAAGGGCTACGTGGGCCGCACGATCGGCATCAAGCTGCGGTTCGACGACTTCCGCACCGTCACGCGCGACCAGAGCCTGCCCTCGCCCACCGACGACGCGCGCCTCATCCGCCACGCCGCAGGGCAGTGCCTCAAGCGCGTCACGCTGGACCGGCGTCTGCGCCTGCTCGGTGTGCGCGTGGGCGGCCTGCGCCGCAAGGAGGAGGTGGCCCGCCCGGGTCCACCCGTCGCCGCGGAGCCGAGCGCGCCCTACACCCTGCCCTTGTTCTGA
- a CDS encoding LysR substrate-binding domain-containing protein, which yields MTHADLRLPSLDGLRAFEAVARLGSFERAAEELHVTASAVSKRVATLEELLHTQLLMRQGKGLQLTPQGREYLEQVRTALGVLAAVPLHRRAASGPQRLRVCAPPTFARQILVPHLEAYTRAHPEVELELVLSIPYLEARWSEADLEVRHGDPGAAGSSALMHDRLVPVASPALLDRLPAVRAPADLRHAPLLRTPLDPWTPWFRAAGLDWPEPQQGPKFVDLGLLLEAAVSGQGVALARPSLAHHWLTSGTLVPLFALTVPAAHAYYLVPAVPQGAAAGFAAWLQGVCAEVERRAAEWLSGRA from the coding sequence ATGACCCACGCCGACTTGCGCCTGCCCTCGCTCGACGGCCTGCGCGCCTTCGAGGCCGTGGCCCGGCTCGGCAGCTTCGAGCGGGCCGCCGAGGAGTTGCACGTGACGGCCAGCGCCGTGAGCAAGCGCGTCGCCACGTTGGAAGAGCTGCTGCACACGCAACTCTTGATGCGGCAGGGCAAGGGCTTGCAGCTCACGCCGCAGGGACGGGAGTACCTCGAGCAGGTGCGCACTGCGCTGGGCGTGCTGGCCGCCGTGCCCTTGCACCGGCGCGCCGCCTCGGGCCCGCAGCGCCTGCGCGTGTGCGCGCCGCCCACCTTCGCCCGGCAGATCCTGGTGCCGCACCTGGAGGCCTACACCCGCGCCCACCCCGAGGTGGAACTGGAGCTCGTGCTGAGCATTCCGTACCTGGAGGCCCGCTGGAGCGAGGCCGACCTGGAGGTGCGGCACGGCGACCCCGGCGCGGCGGGCAGCTCGGCGCTGATGCACGACCGGCTCGTGCCGGTGGCCTCGCCCGCCCTGCTCGACCGCTTGCCGGCCGTGCGCGCGCCGGCCGACCTGCGCCACGCGCCGCTGCTGCGCACGCCGCTGGACCCGTGGACGCCGTGGTTCCGCGCCGCGGGACTGGACTGGCCCGAGCCCCAACAAGGGCCGAAGTTCGTCGACCTGGGCTTGCTGCTGGAGGCCGCGGTGAGCGGTCAGGGTGTGGCCTTGGCCCGGCCGAGCCTGGCGCACCACTGGCTCACCTCGGGCACGCTGGTGCCGCTTTTTGCGCTCACCGTGCCAGCGGCCCACGCGTACTACCTGGTGCCGGCTGTGCCCCAAGGGGCGGCCGCGGGCTTCGCGGCCTGGCTGCAAGGGGTGTGCGCCGAGGTGGAGCGCCGGGCGGCGGAATGGCTTTCGGGGCGGGCCTGA
- a CDS encoding DUF6502 family protein, whose product MDTRLHPTALASDLDAQGPLGELHAALRAVLLPLARLAVAQGLPYAQAEALLKLAFLEAGREAHGGHAQRAVSRISAATGLSRREVTRLLQRPEGDPPPRRSPATELFTRWLSDPALRTPEGRPMALPRQGPAPSFESLAQAVTRDVHPRSLLEELCRLGLAELDAAGETVHLLRETYVPQGDLVRMLGFLGANVGDHFSAAVANVLTDGKRHFEQALFADELSGESLEQVRRLVTEQWQALLTALVPAITRLIEEDRAAGRAQDQRLRIGLYTYTDAMPAASGSNPPSPPSDQEN is encoded by the coding sequence GTGGACACCCGCCTGCACCCCACCGCCCTCGCGTCGGACCTCGACGCCCAGGGGCCTCTCGGTGAACTGCACGCCGCGCTGCGCGCCGTGCTGCTGCCGTTGGCCCGACTGGCGGTGGCCCAGGGCCTGCCCTATGCGCAGGCCGAGGCTCTGCTCAAGCTCGCCTTTCTCGAGGCAGGGCGCGAGGCCCACGGGGGCCACGCCCAACGGGCGGTCAGCCGCATCAGCGCGGCCACCGGGTTGAGCCGGCGCGAGGTCACGCGCCTCCTCCAGCGGCCCGAGGGCGACCCCCCGCCCCGCCGCTCGCCCGCCACCGAGCTCTTCACCCGCTGGCTGTCGGACCCGGCACTGCGCACTCCCGAGGGGCGCCCCATGGCCTTGCCCCGCCAAGGGCCGGCCCCGAGCTTCGAAAGCCTGGCGCAGGCCGTGACACGCGACGTGCATCCCCGCAGCCTGCTGGAGGAGCTGTGCCGGCTGGGCCTGGCGGAGCTGGACGCCGCCGGCGAGACGGTGCACCTGCTGCGAGAGACGTACGTGCCGCAGGGCGATCTGGTGCGCATGCTCGGCTTCCTGGGCGCCAACGTCGGCGACCACTTCAGTGCGGCCGTCGCCAACGTGCTCACCGACGGCAAACGGCACTTCGAGCAGGCGCTGTTCGCCGACGAGTTGTCCGGCGAGTCCCTGGAACAAGTGCGCCGCCTCGTCACCGAGCAATGGCAGGCCCTGCTCACGGCGCTCGTGCCCGCCATCACCCGCCTGATCGAAGAAGACCGCGCCGCCGGCCGCGCACAGGACCAGCGCCTGCGCATCGGCCTGTACACCTACACGGATGCCATGCCCGCCGCGTCCGGTTCGAACCCCCCCTCACCACCGTCCGACCAGGAGAACTGA
- a CDS encoding IS5 family transposase, with amino-acid sequence MKQHSLGLGMTAKRTRRREFLEEMERVVPWAELVALVSPYLPEGRRGRPPFAPETMLRIRFMQQWFNLSDPAMEEALHDAPLFREFAGLEGWDEQLPDESTILRFRHVLEQHQLAAQILKTVNDLLGAKGLLLRSGTVVDATLIAAPSSTKNTSGQRDPEMKQSRKGQQWYFGMKCHIGVDADSGLVYTVRGTGGHVNDVVEAASLLHGHERDVFADAGYQGAGKRADAPPGVPWHIAMKPGQRRALDKTDPIEGLTEQLERLKARIRAKVEHPFRVVKRQFGHVKVRYRGLAKNTAQLHTLFALANLWLARRQLLGAGA; translated from the coding sequence ATGAAGCAACACAGCCTGGGCCTGGGGATGACGGCCAAGCGCACGCGGCGGCGCGAGTTTCTGGAAGAGATGGAACGCGTGGTGCCCTGGGCCGAGCTGGTGGCGCTGGTGTCGCCCTACCTGCCCGAGGGCCGGCGCGGACGCCCGCCGTTTGCCCCGGAGACCATGCTGCGCATCCGCTTCATGCAGCAGTGGTTCAACCTGAGCGACCCGGCCATGGAGGAGGCGCTGCACGACGCGCCGCTGTTTCGCGAGTTTGCCGGACTGGAAGGCTGGGACGAACAGCTGCCCGACGAGAGCACCATCCTCAGGTTCCGCCACGTGCTCGAACAGCACCAGCTGGCCGCCCAGATCCTGAAGACCGTCAACGACCTGCTGGGCGCCAAGGGGCTGCTGCTCAGGAGCGGCACGGTGGTGGATGCCACGCTGATCGCCGCCCCGAGCTCCACCAAGAACACCTCGGGGCAGCGTGATCCCGAGATGAAGCAAAGCCGCAAGGGCCAGCAGTGGTACTTCGGCATGAAGTGCCACATCGGCGTGGATGCCGACTCGGGCCTGGTGTACACCGTGCGCGGCACCGGCGGGCACGTCAACGACGTGGTCGAGGCCGCCAGCCTGCTGCATGGGCACGAGCGCGACGTGTTTGCCGATGCGGGCTACCAGGGCGCGGGCAAACGAGCCGACGCCCCGCCCGGAGTGCCGTGGCACATCGCCATGAAGCCGGGCCAGCGGCGGGCCTTGGACAAGACCGATCCCATCGAAGGGCTGACCGAGCAACTCGAGCGGCTGAAGGCGCGCATCCGGGCCAAGGTGGAGCATCCCTTCCGGGTGGTCAAGCGCCAGTTCGGGCATGTGAAGGTGCGCTACCGGGGCCTGGCCAAGAACACGGCGCAGCTGCACACGCTGTTTGCGCTGGCCAACCTGTGGCTGGCGCGCCGCCAACTCCTGGGAGCCGGGGCATGA
- a CDS encoding DUF5666 domain-containing protein, which produces MSSPLSLRSLRAWRAGLAGLVAAFSLVACGGGSGGVDTGGTGAFSVGRISGFGSIIVNGVRYDDSSAHVQDDDGNDLKGQLKLGMVVEVQGTAPTPGAAGELPRSTASHVEVSSVVKGPVTAASSNSLTVLGQSVTLTASTVLDLGSVAAADLEGRVVEVYGYPSASGPIVATRVELESSAPAFYKLTGFVSNPNTSGGTTTFTLGGTSLTYTGALPEGFANGRLVRVKLRADSPAPAVWTATEIRVRKVYDDHAEAEVEGVVTSYTSAGDFTVNGLRVDASRATFEGSGTLAAGVRVEVEGSIQNGVLIARKVEFEDDESEDEREIELHGAISGFTAGTGSSATFVVRGVAVRVDGTTTYKDGLSFGALANSLAVEVKGRLHTDGATVIATEVKRDD; this is translated from the coding sequence ATGTCCTCGCCTCTTTCATTGCGATCCCTGCGAGCGTGGAGAGCCGGCCTCGCCGGCTTGGTGGCCGCCTTCAGCCTCGTCGCCTGCGGCGGCGGCTCGGGCGGCGTGGACACCGGCGGCACGGGCGCCTTCTCGGTCGGGCGCATCTCCGGCTTCGGCTCCATCATCGTCAATGGTGTGCGCTACGACGACTCGAGCGCCCATGTGCAAGACGACGACGGCAACGACCTGAAGGGCCAGCTCAAGCTCGGCATGGTGGTGGAGGTGCAAGGCACGGCCCCGACCCCGGGCGCCGCAGGTGAGTTGCCCCGCAGCACGGCCTCCCACGTGGAGGTGTCCAGCGTCGTCAAGGGGCCGGTGACGGCCGCAAGCAGCAATTCGCTCACCGTCCTCGGCCAGTCCGTGACGCTCACGGCCTCCACGGTGCTCGATCTGGGCTCCGTCGCTGCCGCAGACCTGGAGGGCCGGGTGGTCGAGGTGTACGGCTATCCGAGCGCCTCGGGGCCGATCGTGGCGACCCGGGTGGAGCTTGAATCGTCTGCGCCGGCCTTCTACAAGCTCACCGGGTTCGTGAGCAACCCCAACACGTCCGGCGGCACCACCACGTTCACCCTCGGGGGCACCAGCCTCACCTACACCGGGGCGCTGCCCGAAGGCTTCGCCAACGGCCGTCTCGTGCGCGTGAAGCTCCGGGCCGACTCGCCTGCGCCGGCCGTCTGGACGGCCACCGAGATCCGCGTGCGCAAGGTCTATGACGACCACGCCGAGGCCGAGGTGGAGGGCGTGGTGACCTCGTACACGAGTGCGGGCGACTTCACGGTCAACGGACTGCGGGTCGACGCCAGCCGAGCCACGTTCGAAGGCAGCGGCACGCTCGCCGCCGGGGTGCGCGTCGAAGTCGAAGGTTCGATCCAGAACGGCGTGCTCATCGCGCGGAAGGTGGAGTTCGAGGACGACGAGTCCGAGGACGAGCGCGAGATCGAGCTGCACGGCGCGATCAGCGGCTTCACTGCGGGCACCGGCAGCAGCGCCACCTTCGTCGTCCGCGGGGTCGCGGTGCGGGTCGACGGCACCACCACCTACAAGGACGGTCTGAGCTTCGGCGCCCTGGCCAACAGCTTGGCGGTCGAGGTCAAGGGCCGGCTGCACACCGACGGTGCGACCGTCATCGCCACCGAGGTCAAGCGCGACGACTGA
- a CDS encoding alpha-hydroxy acid oxidase has protein sequence MSAPITCIEDLRVLAKKRVPRMFYDYADSGSWTESTYRANESDFHSILLRQRVAVNMEGRSTRTTMIGEDVAMPVALAPTGLTGMQHADGEILAARAAEKFGVPFTLSTMSICSIEDVAAHTTRPFWFQLYVMRDRDFIERLIDRAKAAGCSALMLTLDLQILGQRHKDIKNGLSAPPKPTLRNLVNLATKPRWCLGMLGTRRRTFGNIVGHAKGVGDLSSLSSWTAEQFDPRLNWGDVEWIKKRWGGKLILKGILDVEDARLAADSGADALVVSNHGGRQLDGAPSSIRALPEIVQAVGSRIEVWMDGGIRSGQDVLKAVALGARGTLIGRPFLYGLGAMGEAGVTRCLEIIQRELDLTMAFCGRTRIEQVDRSILLPGTYPTPGSWTAASDSAAVYALKSA, from the coding sequence ATGAGCGCACCCATCACCTGCATCGAAGACCTGCGAGTGCTCGCGAAGAAGCGCGTTCCGCGCATGTTCTACGACTATGCCGACTCGGGCTCGTGGACCGAGAGCACCTACCGGGCGAACGAGAGCGACTTCCATTCGATCCTGCTGCGACAGCGCGTGGCCGTGAACATGGAAGGCCGCAGCACCCGTACGACGATGATCGGTGAGGACGTGGCCATGCCGGTGGCGCTGGCGCCGACGGGCCTGACGGGGATGCAGCATGCCGACGGCGAGATCCTCGCGGCCCGCGCGGCGGAGAAGTTCGGCGTGCCGTTCACGCTCTCGACGATGAGCATCTGCTCGATCGAGGACGTCGCCGCGCACACCACGCGGCCGTTCTGGTTCCAGCTGTACGTGATGCGTGACCGCGACTTCATCGAGCGGCTGATCGACCGTGCCAAAGCCGCGGGCTGCTCGGCGCTGATGCTCACGCTGGACCTGCAGATCCTCGGCCAGCGGCACAAGGACATCAAGAACGGGCTGTCGGCCCCGCCGAAGCCGACGCTGCGCAACCTCGTCAACCTGGCGACCAAGCCGCGGTGGTGCCTGGGCATGCTCGGCACGCGCCGCCGCACGTTCGGCAACATCGTGGGCCATGCCAAGGGCGTGGGGGATCTGTCGTCGCTGTCGAGCTGGACGGCCGAGCAGTTCGATCCCCGCTTGAACTGGGGCGATGTGGAGTGGATCAAGAAGCGCTGGGGCGGCAAGCTGATCCTCAAGGGCATCCTGGACGTGGAGGACGCGCGGCTGGCGGCCGACAGCGGCGCCGACGCGCTGGTGGTGTCCAACCACGGGGGCCGGCAGCTCGACGGCGCGCCTTCGTCCATCCGCGCCTTGCCCGAGATCGTGCAGGCGGTGGGCTCACGCATCGAGGTGTGGATGGACGGCGGCATCCGTTCGGGCCAGGACGTGCTGAAGGCGGTGGCGCTGGGCGCGCGCGGCACACTGATCGGCCGGCCGTTCCTCTATGGCCTGGGGGCGATGGGCGAAGCCGGCGTGACGCGCTGCCTGGAGATCATCCAGCGCGAGCTGGACCTGACCATGGCCTTCTGCGGGCGCACGCGCATCGAGCAGGTGGACCGCAGCATCCTGCTGCCCGGGACCTACCCGACCCCGGGCTCGTGGACGGCGGCGAGCGACTCGGCGGCGGTGTACGCGTTGAAGTCGGCCTGA
- a CDS encoding copper resistance protein NlpE N-terminal domain-containing protein — MIQRWSITAVAAALLGLAGCAASPRAPEVPPPGTLRYVGVLPCAECPGLRTELWLMRAADGTPSGYRMTQQPLGAPKDAAAENRGSWVLGSGAADDPRAVVIQTDPDQPARMRSFRQAGPWVLRALDHQLQELPAAWPRSLVRVPDDLPPQALVLTAGDRLVRHAVRAGQEVALILPARAAEGWRWRVADAPPGLQPLAHVGHVPDPASPGSGFDVLRFRAVGTGVMNLRAQYTREGGAVAQTLPYELEVR, encoded by the coding sequence ATGATCCAACGCTGGTCGATCACGGCCGTGGCCGCCGCCCTCCTGGGGCTGGCCGGGTGCGCCGCGAGCCCCCGTGCGCCCGAAGTCCCTCCACCGGGCACGTTGCGCTACGTCGGCGTGCTGCCCTGTGCCGAGTGCCCGGGGCTGCGTACCGAACTCTGGCTGATGCGCGCCGCAGACGGCACGCCGTCCGGCTACCGCATGACGCAGCAGCCGCTCGGGGCGCCGAAGGACGCCGCGGCCGAGAACCGGGGAAGTTGGGTCCTGGGTTCCGGCGCGGCCGACGATCCCCGGGCCGTCGTCATCCAGACCGATCCCGACCAGCCGGCCCGCATGCGCAGCTTCCGCCAGGCCGGGCCGTGGGTGCTGCGTGCGCTGGACCACCAGCTGCAGGAGCTGCCCGCCGCATGGCCCCGCAGCCTGGTGCGCGTGCCGGACGACCTGCCGCCCCAGGCTTTGGTGCTCACGGCCGGCGACAGGCTCGTTCGCCATGCCGTGCGGGCGGGGCAGGAGGTGGCGCTGATCCTGCCGGCCCGGGCCGCGGAGGGGTGGCGCTGGCGCGTGGCCGATGCCCCCCCGGGCTTGCAGCCGCTCGCCCACGTGGGCCACGTGCCCGACCCGGCTTCTCCCGGCTCCGGCTTCGACGTGCTGCGCTTCCGCGCCGTGGGCACCGGGGTCATGAACCTGCGCGCACAGTACACCCGAGAAGGAGGGGCGGTCGCCCAGACGCTGCCCTACGAGTTGGAGGTCAGGTAA
- the cadR gene encoding Cd(II)/Pb(II)-responsive transcriptional regulator, producing MKIGDLARLSDTPVDTVRYYEKAGLMPVPPRSDANYRRYDDTHVARLRFIRHCRALDLSLDEIRTLLRVRDDPQSDCADANDLIDEHLVHVRRRIEELRQLEAQLQDLRAACGPGHRGGECGILARLEDEPAPAVPREGPACVATLHKPR from the coding sequence ATGAAGATCGGCGATCTGGCCCGGCTGAGCGACACCCCGGTGGACACGGTGCGCTACTACGAGAAGGCCGGGCTCATGCCCGTGCCACCGCGCAGCGATGCGAACTACCGGCGCTACGACGACACCCACGTGGCCCGGCTGCGGTTCATCCGCCACTGCCGGGCGTTGGACCTCTCGCTCGACGAGATCCGCACGCTGCTGCGGGTGCGCGACGATCCGCAGTCGGACTGCGCCGACGCGAACGACCTGATCGACGAGCACCTCGTGCACGTGCGCCGGCGCATCGAGGAGCTGCGGCAGCTCGAGGCCCAGTTGCAGGACCTTCGCGCCGCCTGCGGGCCCGGGCACCGGGGCGGCGAATGCGGCATCCTGGCGCGGCTGGAAGACGAGCCCGCCCCCGCCGTGCCGCGAGAAGGGCCGGCCTGCGTGGCGACCTTGCACAAGCCTCGCTGA
- a CDS encoding glycosyltransferase family 4 protein, with protein MHTSRPLRILTWHVHGNYLYYLTQVPHEFYLVVDDERSVHHTGRSGTLPWGDNVHEASVDRIRDMPFDIILFQSKHAWVEEQHRVLSAAQRRLPRIYLEHDPPQEHPTGTRHWVQDPNVLLVHCTPFNALMWDSGTTPTRVIEHGVKLMNDARYRGTKAEGIVVVNNLAKRGRRLGLDVYRQMRQEVPLALVGMGADELAGEGGLGEVENRRLAEFVADYRFFFNPIRYTSLGLAIIEAMMVGLPVVGLATTELVTVIRNGENGFVDTRLDRLAEAMKHLLAHPEEARRLGEAARRTALERFGIERFVRDWMDAFALVTS; from the coding sequence ATGCACACCTCGCGACCTCTGAGAATCCTCACCTGGCACGTCCACGGCAACTACCTGTACTACCTGACGCAGGTGCCGCACGAGTTCTACCTCGTGGTCGACGATGAGCGGTCCGTCCACCACACGGGCCGCAGCGGCACGCTGCCGTGGGGCGACAACGTGCACGAGGCGAGCGTCGACCGCATCCGTGACATGCCGTTCGACATCATCCTGTTCCAGTCGAAGCACGCGTGGGTGGAGGAGCAGCACCGGGTACTGAGCGCCGCCCAGCGGCGCCTGCCGCGCATCTACCTCGAGCACGACCCGCCGCAGGAGCATCCCACCGGCACCCGCCATTGGGTGCAGGACCCGAACGTGCTGCTCGTGCATTGCACGCCGTTCAATGCCCTCATGTGGGACAGCGGCACGACGCCGACGAGGGTGATCGAGCACGGCGTGAAGCTGATGAACGATGCGCGATACCGCGGCACCAAGGCCGAGGGCATCGTGGTGGTGAACAATCTCGCCAAGCGCGGTCGCCGGCTGGGGCTCGATGTGTACCGACAGATGCGGCAGGAGGTCCCGCTCGCACTGGTGGGGATGGGCGCCGACGAACTGGCCGGTGAGGGCGGGCTCGGCGAAGTGGAGAACCGGCGCTTGGCCGAGTTCGTGGCCGACTACCGGTTCTTCTTCAACCCGATCCGCTACACGAGCCTGGGGTTGGCGATCATCGAAGCGATGATGGTCGGCCTGCCGGTGGTGGGTTTGGCCACCACCGAGCTGGTGACGGTGATCCGCAACGGCGAGAACGGCTTCGTCGACACCCGGCTGGACCGCTTGGCCGAGGCGATGAAGCACCTGCTCGCGCACCCCGAGGAGGCCCGGCGCCTGGGCGAGGCCGCGCGACGCACCGCGCTGGAGCGGTTCGGCATCGAGCGCTTCGTGCGCGACTGGATGGACGCGTTCGCGCTCGTCACCTCCTGA
- a CDS encoding DUF72 domain-containing protein, whose protein sequence is MTVRIGISGWRYEGWRGVFYPLGLPQRDELAFASRAFDTIEINGSFYGLLRPPHYEAWYAQTPPGFVLAVKAPRYITHVKRLRDVERALANFFASGVLRLREKMGPLLWQLPPNFEFDAERIDGFLRLLPRDSQEAAALARRRDSGFMKGRTALAVDAPRPWRHAIEVRHESFITPRFIELLQRHGVAVVVADAAGKWPCIEDVTADFVYLRLHGHEDLYASGYSDAALSGWARRIGAWHEGSQPGDARLADGTREPHRRPRDVYAYFDNDAKVHAPFDAAALRAMLRLPPLEHTPQRRHPTGS, encoded by the coding sequence ATGACGGTGCGCATCGGCATCTCCGGGTGGCGTTACGAAGGCTGGCGCGGCGTGTTCTATCCGCTCGGGTTGCCGCAGCGCGACGAACTCGCATTCGCCTCGCGCGCGTTCGACACCATCGAGATCAACGGCTCGTTCTACGGCTTGCTGCGCCCGCCACACTACGAGGCCTGGTATGCCCAGACGCCCCCGGGCTTCGTCCTCGCCGTCAAGGCGCCGCGCTACATCACGCACGTGAAACGGCTGCGCGACGTGGAACGGGCGCTGGCCAACTTCTTCGCCTCCGGCGTGCTGCGGCTGCGCGAGAAGATGGGGCCGCTGCTGTGGCAGCTGCCGCCGAACTTCGAGTTCGACGCCGAGCGCATCGACGGCTTCCTGCGGCTGTTGCCGCGCGATTCGCAGGAGGCGGCGGCCCTGGCCCGTCGGCGCGACAGCGGGTTCATGAAGGGCCGCACCGCCTTGGCCGTCGATGCCCCTCGCCCGTGGCGCCACGCGATCGAAGTCCGGCACGAGAGCTTCATCACCCCTCGCTTCATCGAGCTGCTGCAGCGCCACGGGGTGGCGGTGGTCGTGGCCGACGCGGCCGGCAAGTGGCCCTGCATCGAGGACGTGACGGCCGACTTCGTGTATCTGCGCCTGCACGGGCACGAGGATCTGTACGCCAGCGGGTACTCCGACGCCGCGTTGAGCGGCTGGGCCCGCCGCATCGGCGCGTGGCACGAGGGCAGCCAGCCCGGCGACGCCCGCCTCGCCGACGGCACGCGCGAGCCACACCGCCGTCCGCGCGACGTCTATGCCTACTTCGACAACGACGCGAAGGTGCACGCGCCGTTCGACGCGGCCGCCTTGCGCGCCATGCTCCGCCTCCCACCGCTCGAGCACACCCCGCAGCGGCGGCATCCCACGGGTTCATGA